Proteins encoded within one genomic window of Humulus lupulus chromosome 1, drHumLupu1.1, whole genome shotgun sequence:
- the LOC133812637 gene encoding transcription factor RADIALIS-like, producing MASNSLTSSRSSSSSWTPMQNKQFERALALYDKDTPDRWLKVARAVGGKSPEEVKRHYEILEEDIRHIESGKIPFPNYRSSGKSG from the coding sequence ATGGCTTCAAACTCACTGACCTCATCACGTAGCTCCAGCTCTTCATGGACACCTATGCAAAACAAGCAGTTCGAAAGGGCCTTAGCCTTGTACGACAAGGACACCCCAGACCGCTGGCTGAAGGTGGCTAGAGCCGTTGGTGGAAAATCTCCTGAAGAAGTGAAACGCCACTATGAGATCCTTGAAGAGGATATTAGGCACATTGAATCTGGCAAAATCCCATTCCCGAACTACAGGTCTTCTGGAAAAAGTGGCTAA